A region from the Lolium perenne isolate Kyuss_39 chromosome 4, Kyuss_2.0, whole genome shotgun sequence genome encodes:
- the LOC127296244 gene encoding probable E3 ubiquitin-protein ligase ARI2, which yields MGRDAEELLSPPASSPEPEQDDDDDDCYLSDQEDDALEESVLQVLEDGHLEDCHWSASSVITKEYLLAAQREDLRKVMELLGLKEHHARTLLIHYRWDVERIFELLDQKGRDRLFSEAGISLRPASNAGLPSPVEVTCNVCYDDVPLSAASHMDCGHDYCNDCWTEYFIVKINEGQSRRVNCMAPKCNAICDEALVRKLVSAKRPDIAERFERFLLESYIEDNDTVKWCPSTPHCGNAIRVKGDIHCEVECTCGRQFCFNCSSEAHSPCSCVMWELWIKKCRDESETVNWITVNTKPCPKCHKPVEKNGGCNLVACICGQAFCWLCGGATGRDHTWSSISGHSCGRFTEDQSTKTEQARRDLYRYMHYHNRYKAHTDSLKQEAKLKRDIQWKISISENKESKIKDYSWVINGLNRLFRSRRVLSYSYPFAFYMFGDEIFKDEMTTEERELKQNLFEDQQQQLEFNVERLSGFLEKDFQNFSDEEVMDTMKHVINLSNVVDRLCKQMYQCIENDLLYPLRTPHNIAPYKSKGLDRASELHICLDSDEQSSQSMKHSQDEHKIQPGLYSNESGSSVTGKRPILQLHGSSSDNSGRPSHKRERRDAHGGGALFDLNVPAELADKI from the exons ATGGGCCGCGACGCCGAGGAACTATTATCCCCGCCGGCGTCGTCGCCGGAGCCCGagcaggacgacgacgacgacgactgctACCTCAGCGATCAGGAGGACGATGCCCTAGAGGAGTCCGTCCTCCAGGTCCTCGAGGACGGCCACCTCGAGGACTGCCATTGGTCCGCCTCCTCC GTGATCACCAAAGAATACCTTTTGGCGGCGCAG AGGGAGGATCTGAGGAAGGTCATGGAGCTGCTAGGGTTGAAGGAGCACCACGCCCGGACGCTCCTCATCCACTACCGCTGGGACGTCGAGAGGATATTCGAGCTGCTCGATCAGAAGGGGAGGGACAGGCTCTTCTCCGAGGCTGGTATCTCTCTCCGACCGGCTAGTAATGCCGGGTTGCCCTCTCCGGTGGAGGTCACCTGCAATGTTTGCTACGACGACGTGCCCCTCTCGGCCGCCTCCCATATGGACTGCGGCCACGACTACTGCAATGATT GTTGGACAGAATATTTCATTGTGAAAATAAACGAGGGGCAGAGTCGGCGTGTCAATTGCATGGCTCCAAAATGCAATGCCATCTGTGATGAAGCATTAGTCCGGAAGCTAGTTAGTGCAAAGCGCCCAGATATTGCTGAGCGCTTTGAGAGGTTTTTACTGGAATCTTATATTGAGGACAATGATACTGTCAAGTGGTGCCCTAGCACACCACATTGTGGAAATGCTATCCGCGTCAAAGGTGATATACATTGTGAGGTAGAATGTACATGTGGACGCCAGTTTTGTTTTAATTGCTCCTCGGAGGCACATTCACCATGTTCCTGCGTTATGTGGGAGCTCTGGATCAAGAAATGTCGTGATGAATCAGAGACTGTGAACTGGATAACTGTAAATACTAAGCCCTGTCCCAAGTGCCACAAACCCGTGGAGAAGAATGGTGGCTGTAACCTGGTTGCATGTATATGTGGACAGGCATTCTG TTGGTTATGTGGTGGTGCTACTGGTAGAGATCATACATGGTCAAGTATTAGTGGCCACAGCTGTGGCCGATTCACAGAAGATCAGTCAACGAAGACAGAGCAAGCAAGGCGAGACCTGTATAGATATATGCACTACCACAATAGATACAAGGCTCACACTGATTCTCTTAAGCAGGAAGCAAAGCTTAAGCGTGACATCCAGTGGAAGATATCCATTTCTGAAAATAAGGAATCCAAAATAAAGGACTACTCTTGGGTGATAAATGGACTGAACAGGCTTTTCAGATCAAGGCGTGTTCTTTCATATTCTTATCCTTTTGCATTCTACATGTTTGGTGATGAGATTTTCAAGGATGAGATGACCACTGAGGAAAGAGAGCTTAAGCAAAACCTATTTGAGGATCAGCAACAACAATTAGAATTCAACGTTGAAAGACTATCTGGTTTCCTTGAGAAGGATTTTCAAAATTTCAGTGATGAGGAGGTTATGGATACGATGAAGCACGTCATCAATCTTTCCAATGTGGTAGATAGGCTGTGCAAGCAAAT GTATCAGTGCATCGAGAATGATCTGTTGTACCCTCTCCGCACGCCTCATAATATTGCTCCGTACAAATCCAAGGGTCTTGATAGAGCCTCGGAGCTGCATATTTGTTTGGACTCTGATGAACAAAGTTCACAATCTATGAAGCATAGTCAGGATGAACACAAGATTCAGCCTGGTTTATACAGTAATGAATCAG GCTCATCTGTGACAGGAAAGCGACCTATTCTTCAGTTGCACGGATCAAGTTCTGACAACAGCGGGCGCCCATCTCACAAGAGAGAAAGAAGAGATGCTCATGGTGGTGGTGCTCTTTTTGATCTCAACGTGCCTGCTGAACTGGCAGACAAGATCTGA